DNA from Lactobacillus sp. ESL0791:
TGGCGGTCCTATTCGAATAGCTCCGTTATATATTCTTTTTAGCAATCCCTGTTGATCTAATTCACGTAAATCTCTTCTGATGGTATCTTCTGAGCATTTAAATTTTTTAATTAATTCTGAAGATGACACTTGTCTTTCTTTGTCTAACAGTTCTAGAATTGCCTTTTGTCTTTCTCGTTTAAGCATAGTTCTTCCTAAAATATAACTCTAACAGTAAATCAAATCATTCATACACTTTTTAATTTTATCATATTTTTAAATCATAGACTTAATTTGAAAAAAATATCACAAATGATAGAAATCAGGCTTAAAGACCGAAATAGTGTTTTAAGTAAACCGCCACCCCGTCAGAATCATTGTCAAGCGTGGTAAAGTCAGCAATCTTTTTCACCTTAGGAATTGCATTTCCCATAGCTACACTAAGTCCAGCATTAGCTAAAAGTTCGAGATCATTCTCTTCATCGCCAAAAGCCATCACATTATCCCATGACTGTGAGAAATGTGAAAGTAACTTTTCAATTCCTGTAGCTTTATTAACATTCAATGGAATAAATTCTAACAATCCCTTTCTAGAAGGTACTATATGAAAATTAGAGGTCACATTCAATGGAAAATCCTTACGAATTCTTTTAATCACACTGTCAGAAGAAGAACACACAGCTTTTCCAAAAGAGATATTTCCAGGAAGTTCAGAAAAAGGGATATTTCGAAAAGTCATCATATTGCCCATAAATTCCTGATAATCTGATTTTCCAAGTTCAATTAACGAATAAACTTGATTTATTCCTAAAACATCTAATGGATAATTTCTATTTTTAGCATCATCATACAAAAATTTTATTTGATCCTTAGAAAGTGTTGATTGTGCTAAGACTTTTTTAGTGGTGTTGTTTTGAACCAATCCCCCGTTAAACGTAATTGAATAATCTTCAAGATCAGTCAGTTCAAGTTGTTTGATTAAATGTTGAATTGCTGGTAATGGTCTCCCCGTACATAAAACTATTTTTTTACTTAACCTGTGTAACTGCTTAAGAACCTTTTCATTTAATAAAGAAATTTTTTTATCCGAATTTAGTAGAGTATTATCCAAATCTAAAGCTATAGTTTTTATCATTTTAGTTCCTTTCTTGTAGTTCAAATTTAAGCGTACAGTCTAATCTTAGCATAAGTGCAAAAAAAAAGCATAATTCGTGCAAAATTTTATTGATTTTTGCACGAAGCTAATCTATAATTTTCACTGTAGACTTTTTGAAAGCGCTATCTATTGTCTATGTTTTTTTTATAAAGGAGAATGGCACAATGGAAATTAGTAAAAAATGGTTAGATTTATCAAACAAAGTAGCGGTAGTTACTGGCGGAAGTATGGGAATTGGTGAAAATATAGTACAGAATTTATCAGCTAATGGTGCAAAAGTAATTTCACTTGATATTGTAAAAACTTCAAAATATGAAAACAAAACTAACATTGAAGCTATGCAATGTGATGTCTCAAAGAAATCTTCCATTGTAAAAGCTATCACCGAAATTAAAAATAAGTACGGAAGGATTGACGTTTTAGTAAACAACGCTGGCGTAAGTAGACCAAGAATGTTAGTCGACTATTATGGCAAAAAGCCAGAATACGAACTAAGTGAAGAAGATTTTGATTTTATGACCAACGTAAATCAAAAAGGAGTCGTATTTTGCTCACAGGCAGTTGCTAGATTAATGATTAGTCAAAAATCTGGTGTCATTATAAATATGTCTTCAGAAGCCGGTCTCGAGGGTTCAAAAGGACAAAGTTGCTATTCAGGGAACAAAGCAGCCGTTTCTGTATACACAAAAGCTTGGGCAAAAGAATTAGGGCAATTTAATATCAGAGTCGTTGGTATTGCGCCTGGTATTAATGAAAGAACTCCTATGAATAATGATGCAGCATTTAAAGCCTTAGCGTACACCAGAGGGATGGACGCTAACAATATAAGTGATAATTATAAAGCTGTAATTCCTTTAGGCAGACCTGGAAAATTACAGGAAATAGCTGATTTAATTTCTTATTTAGCTTCAGATCATGCATCATATATTTCTGGAACAACAATCAATATTACAGGAGCAAAATCTACCAGATAGGAGAAATATTATGGCAAAAAGTGATTTTAACAACTCTCCAGTTCTCACAAAAATAAGACATTTTGGTGGAATTATGAGTGCGATGGTTATGCCTAATCTAGGGGCTTTTGTCGGCTGGGGATTAATGGCAGCTCTATTCATCCCTCACGGATGGATGCCAAATGCACAATTAAATCAACTAGTTGCACCAATTTTAAATTATGTTTTTCCATTGCTGATAGGGTATACCGCCGGATATAATATTCACGGTCAAAGAGGTGGAGTCATTGGATTATTTGCAAGTATGGGGGTTATTGTAGGTTCCCAAGTTACTATGATTAGTGGTGCAATGATTATGGGACCTCTCGCTGCTTGGGTATTAAAAAAGTTCGATAATGCAGTCGAAGGAAAAATTAAACCGGGCTTTGAAATGTTCGTAAACAACTTCAGTTTAGGAATCATTGGTGCATTTTTTTGCATTTTAGCCTTTTTAGCTATAGGACCTATAATTAGAGCCTTAATCGCTATTATTACCAGTGGCGTTAACTGGGCAACTAAACATGAGGTTATTCCATTACTGGCTGTCTTTATGGCTCCTGCCCAAGTGCTATTTTTAAACAATGTAGTTAATCATGGTATTTTAGCCCCAATTGGTTTTGCCCAAGCTGCACATGCTGGGAAATCAATTATGTTTCTAGTAGACAGCAACTGTGGCCCATTACTTGGAACACTGTTATCTATCGCTATTTTCGGTAAAGGAAAAGCTAAAAATACGGCTCCAACGGCCATGTTTATTGCGGGAATTGCCGGTATTGGGGAAGTTTACTTTCCATTTGTCTTAGGTAATCCGATCATGATTTTTGCAACCATGGGTGGCTTAGCAGTATCCCTATATTTGCAAGTTTTACTTGGTGGTGGCTTAATCGGTGTGGCATCACCAGGCAGTTTAATTAATATAGCGTTAATGACACCGAAAGACGCGATCTTAGGCAATTTTATTTCTATTGTTGCAGGATTTCTAGTAGCTTTAGCGATTGGATCTTTTCTATTAAAAGTATTTCCACCAACCGAAGATATAGACCCAACTTTAGATCTTTCTGTAGGCGATAAAAAAGTTAAAACAGTTAGCAGTTTTGATTTAAGTTCCACCAAAGACCTACAAATGCTGAAAAATCCAGTTAAGAATATTATCGTTGCATGTGATTCAGGAATGGGTTCTAGTGCCATGGGTGCTTCAGTTTTAAAAGGCTTACTCAGGAAAAATGGTTTTGCCAATATAACTGTTCTTAATTCATCAGCTAACAATATTCCAAAAGATGCAGATATAGTTGTAACCCTTGAGCCATTAATTGAACGTGCCAAAGCAAGCAGCCAAAGCAAAAATACAGCTTTTATTCCAATAAATAATTTCTTAGAAGAAAGCAATTACAATGACGTAATTGAATTTGTTCAATCAAGGAATAAACAAGAAAAAGATTTAAAGACAGAAGCTCATCAATCCATAATTGATAAATCACTGTTAAATGAAAATAATATATTACTAAATCAAAAATTTAACAGTGTAAACGATGCTATTAAAGCAACAGGAAAAATATTAGTTGACAATGGCTACGTTACACCAGATTATATTGACCAAATGATACAGAGAAACAATGATTTGCCTGTATATGTTGGCAACCATGTTGCTGTTCCACATGGTTTGGAAGACGATCGCGGAGCCATTATAAAATCTGGAATTTCTATCGTTCAAGTTCCTAATGGAGTTCCATTTTCAGAAAATGAAATAGCTTACGTCTTTGTCGGAGTTGCAGGTAAAAATAATACTCATTTAGATATTTTAAGTACTGTTTCTTCAACTCTCATAGATGAAAAGAATGTTGAAAAAGTAAGAACTGCCAAAAGTGCTCACGAAATTTTAGAATTATTTAACAAGAAATAAAAGAGGATTATTTATGAATAACAAGAATGTAATTATTGTAGGTGCTGGGCGCTTGGGAAAAGGCTTCCTAGGTGAAACTTTTTACAATGCAAACTGGAATATTAGTTTTCTAGATAAAGATCCAAGAGTAATTTCTGAATTAAAAAAGACAGGTTCTTATGATGTCAGTGTTCATACTACCGACAGTGTTTTCACTAATACAATAAGTGGATATAAAGCTTTTTTAGCAGATAGTAATTATAGTATTGCTGATAGTTTCTTAAATTCAAATTTAATAATGCTCCCTCTTTATCCAGCTGATTTTAAAGAAGCAGCAGAATATTTAGGACATTGCTTCGATTTACAATATGAAAAAGATAAAAATAATAAAAAGACACTGATTTGTCTGACTAACAAAAATCATATTATTAATGAAATTACTGAGTATTTCAGAAATAGTCTTAAAAATGATTCTGTAAGAGAATGGTTTGATAAAAATGTGGTTGTACGAGATTCAATAGTACGAAGAAGTACGGATGCAGCCACTAATTATTCAACAAAATTAGTGACTACAGCAGTTGCTTCATTATTAATTCAAGGGCCTGTAAATTGTGATTTTAGTGATGTAAAATGGTTAGACGTCCGAGAAAATGTTGAAATGCTAAAGGATATCAAGGTATTCCTAATCAACGGTCCACATGCTACTACTGCCTACGCCGGATATTTAAAAGGATACGATGATATTGCAAAAGCTGAACAAGATCCAGATGTTCAAAAACTTATTCAATCAGTTCATGATTCAGCAGTACAAGCAGTTTTATACGAATATCCAGTTACTAGAAATGAAATTCGGGAATTAGAATATTTGCCAGCCGCTAAAGATGAAATGTCTGATTCAATTTTTAGAGTTGGTTTCGATCCAATTAGAAAATTAGGAAAAAATGATCGTTTATTAGGAGTAGTAAAACTTTGTCAAAAATATAATATTAAGTACGATGGATTGATTAAGGCTGCAGCATGTGGATTTGCTTATACTGAACCTAAAGATAAAAATGCTATGATCATTCAAAACGAAATAAAAAATAGGGGGATAACTGCAACTGTCGCTAAATATATTGATCGAAAAGATAATGATGATGTTGTAAAACAGATTAGTCAGGAATACAACAAAATACAGGCAGGTAAATTTTTTAATGAATGACCTGCTTAATATTTAATTAAAACACAAACTTATTATTTGGCATTAAAAATTACATCAACTTTAAGTTTACTAAAGATTATTATTTTTTAAAAAATCCTAGTTAATTCTAGTTAATTTATGAAGTGTAACAGAAAAGTTAGATATTTTTAAATTTACATTGTTGCTAATACACGATTTCGGTATTTTACTGGAATCGTGTATTTTATTTATTATTTGATCTGTCTCTTCTGAAATTAGCTCCTTAATCTCTTTTAACACTGATAGCAAATAAACCAATTAGTTTAGTGAAAGCAGAGAGGTCTTGCGTTTTTATTTTTGTGCTAAAAAAGCTAGAAATCACGCTCTTTCTGCGTAATTTCTAGCTGTCAAATTTTAGTTTAAATTTAATTAATAAATTATTTTATCTTAAATTAAACTAGATCCTTCATAATTTAAAGACTATTCTTTTTTCCAATTAGAGATTTAATAGGAACCTTTTCATTTTGAGGAACAATTTGAACATATACATTAATCCCCTTATCAAGCAATCTCAAGAAGCAGGAATCTTCTTCAGAACTAGTTGAAATATACTGATATAACGTATTTCGTCCATTCTTTGCTCCCATTCCTCCTAAGTCAATTTCTTTAATGTCAATACCATGATTAATCATATATTCAAGAGTTTCTGGAATCTTAACTAAAATCAAAGTTGGCGCTTCAAGCGGTTCAGAAAAGAATGTTACTGCATCTTCTTTGTTAAACACACCAATTCCTATATCTTCAGGAATTGCTGATTCAAAAACATTAATCATGAAATCATTTTTGGCAACTTCATCATCAACTATAACAACATTTTGTGCTCCGGTACTCTTAAGCCATTTTGTCATTACTTGACCATGAATTAAACGATCATCTATTCGAGCTAAGACTAAGTTTTGCATGATGTCTATTTCCTCCTAATTTTGACAATTCAATTCCCTGATTCTCGGGATTTAAAGCTACTTCCGCTAAATCATTTACTGATGAATTATCAGTCCTACTAGTTAATATACTCAACAAAATTGGTAAATTCATACCAGTAATCATTTTCAAATCACATTTTCCAGATAAATATAAGGCAGTGTTGTAAGGCGTCCCACCTTTTAAATCAGCCAAAACAATTGACGTTTTGTTTTCAAGTATTTTTTCTAGCTTTTCACTATAATTTTGCGGATCTTCTCCTTCTAAAAAAGGAACTGCTTCAACATATTTACTTTTTCCAGCAATCATTTCAGCACTTTTCTTTATTCCCTCACAAAAAGGGCCGTGACTAATTAAAACAATTTGGATCATAATTAACACTTCTAACTAAATAATAGCAAAAACTCCAAGATAAGAAAGAATTATTCCTGAGATAAAAATTCCGACGACAATCCAAGTTGCGTTTATTTTCTTCTTTAATAAATACCAAACAAACAATGTAATTAACAGCGGAATTAAACTTGGCGCCAATTGATTAATTACAGACTGAAACTTAATAACACTTTGACCAACACGCAAGACTAAAGGTGTCCTAATAGTTACTTTGGTTGCAGCCATTGCACCAACGACCATCAAACCAACTATCGAAAACGCATTAGTTACTTTATCTAATAGCCCACTCTTTAAAATTGATAAGACTGATTTCTTTCCTTGCTTATAGCCATACATAAACATAGCATAGCCAATTGAATATATCAAAAGCAAAAATGTTAATGTGAAAAATACAGGTCCAAAGTAATTATGCTGTAATGCCATTGTGGCACCAATACTAGCAAGAATTGGGAACATTATTCCCTGTTGAACCGAATCACCAATTCCGGCTGCTGGGCCCATCAAGCCAGTTCGAACACTATTAATATCCTCAGCACTAACCTTAGCACCATTTGCCCTAGCTTCT
Protein-coding regions in this window:
- a CDS encoding sorbitol-6-phosphate dehydrogenase subunit; this encodes MSKKWLDLSNKVAVVTGGSMGIGENIVQNLSANGAKVISLDIVKTSKYENKTNIEAMQCDVSKKSSIVKAITEIKNKYGRIDVLVNNAGVSRPRMLVDYYGKKPEYELSEEDFDFMTNVNQKGVVFCSQAVARLMISQKSGVIINMSSEAGLEGSKGQSCYSGNKAAVSVYTKAWAKELGQFNIRVVGIAPGINERTPMNNDAAFKALAYTRGMDANNISDNYKAVIPLGRPGKLQEIADLISYLASDHASYISGTTINITGAKSTR
- a CDS encoding PTS sugar transporter subunit IIA, whose amino-acid sequence is MIQIVLISHGPFCEGIKKSAEMIAGKSKYVEAVPFLEGEDPQNYSEKLEKILENKTSIVLADLKGGTPYNTALYLSGKCDLKMITGMNLPILLSILTSRTDNSSVNDLAEVALNPENQGIELSKLGGNRHHAKLSLSSNR
- a CDS encoding Cof-type HAD-IIB family hydrolase, whose product is MIKTIALDLDNTLLNSDKKISLLNEKVLKQLHRLSKKIVLCTGRPLPAIQHLIKQLELTDLEDYSITFNGGLVQNNTTKKVLAQSTLSKDQIKFLYDDAKNRNYPLDVLGINQVYSLIELGKSDYQEFMGNMMTFRNIPFSELPGNISFGKAVCSSSDSVIKRIRKDFPLNVTSNFHIVPSRKGLLEFIPLNVNKATGIEKLLSHFSQSWDNVMAFGDEENDLELLANAGLSVAMGNAIPKVKKIADFTTLDNDSDGVAVYLKHYFGL
- a CDS encoding PTS sugar transporter subunit IIB; its protein translation is MQNLVLARIDDRLIHGQVMTKWLKSTGAQNVVIVDDEVAKNDFMINVFESAIPEDIGIGVFNKEDAVTFFSEPLEAPTLILVKIPETLEYMINHGIDIKEIDLGGMGAKNGRNTLYQYISTSSEEDSCFLRLLDKGINVYVQIVPQNEKVPIKSLIGKKNSL
- a CDS encoding PTS mannitol transporter subunit IICBA gives rise to the protein MAKSDFNNSPVLTKIRHFGGIMSAMVMPNLGAFVGWGLMAALFIPHGWMPNAQLNQLVAPILNYVFPLLIGYTAGYNIHGQRGGVIGLFASMGVIVGSQVTMISGAMIMGPLAAWVLKKFDNAVEGKIKPGFEMFVNNFSLGIIGAFFCILAFLAIGPIIRALIAIITSGVNWATKHEVIPLLAVFMAPAQVLFLNNVVNHGILAPIGFAQAAHAGKSIMFLVDSNCGPLLGTLLSIAIFGKGKAKNTAPTAMFIAGIAGIGEVYFPFVLGNPIMIFATMGGLAVSLYLQVLLGGGLIGVASPGSLINIALMTPKDAILGNFISIVAGFLVALAIGSFLLKVFPPTEDIDPTLDLSVGDKKVKTVSSFDLSSTKDLQMLKNPVKNIIVACDSGMGSSAMGASVLKGLLRKNGFANITVLNSSANNIPKDADIVVTLEPLIERAKASSQSKNTAFIPINNFLEESNYNDVIEFVQSRNKQEKDLKTEAHQSIIDKSLLNENNILLNQKFNSVNDAIKATGKILVDNGYVTPDYIDQMIQRNNDLPVYVGNHVAVPHGLEDDRGAIIKSGISIVQVPNGVPFSENEIAYVFVGVAGKNNTHLDILSTVSSTLIDEKNVEKVRTAKSAHEILELFNKK
- a CDS encoding mannitol dehydrogenase; the encoded protein is MNNKNVIIVGAGRLGKGFLGETFYNANWNISFLDKDPRVISELKKTGSYDVSVHTTDSVFTNTISGYKAFLADSNYSIADSFLNSNLIMLPLYPADFKEAAEYLGHCFDLQYEKDKNNKKTLICLTNKNHIINEITEYFRNSLKNDSVREWFDKNVVVRDSIVRRSTDAATNYSTKLVTTAVASLLIQGPVNCDFSDVKWLDVRENVEMLKDIKVFLINGPHATTAYAGYLKGYDDIAKAEQDPDVQKLIQSVHDSAVQAVLYEYPVTRNEIRELEYLPAAKDEMSDSIFRVGFDPIRKLGKNDRLLGVVKLCQKYNIKYDGLIKAAACGFAYTEPKDKNAMIIQNEIKNRGITATVAKYIDRKDNDDVVKQISQEYNKIQAGKFFNE